From Triticum urartu cultivar G1812 chromosome 2, Tu2.1, whole genome shotgun sequence, a single genomic window includes:
- the LOC125540490 gene encoding putative disease resistance protein RGA4 produces MSLSSAIGAISTFNECVTFWQWARSAISSLHSQWSGSQEQELQGRVLQLESGLQVLRDTLPAMHDLINKAEWRSHDDAVAKLLPSLKDAVFDAEDLIDEFRWYEKKVQAEGNASQSPFIDFFDTVIQGSFNKLSVVQSRLNHLSVQLEKMELRGVAQRFDTLVRPETTSLLIETKIFGRDKELKQVLEFLNVPINLKRKRATSSVNASTSTSASNHVNSESGPPVLVIGGIGGVGKTTLAQLICSHQPVRSHFKKIIWICASDDFDVKRLTKKVIQSCTGKEAKTDNLDSLQHALSNHVSNKRLLIVLDDVWDDALKENGQCWKRFCAPFRSVQEGSAMLVTTRCSNVSEGVRTMEPVILEGLQDTIFWNFFKSCAFGSEGSNNDPELECIGRSILPKLKGSPLAAKTLGCILSMDLQASHWNFILESELWELKQKETDILPALRLSYMYLPYYLKRCFAFCAVYPKDYKFQKEHLAELWAVEGFVEPESGVPIQSIGCQYFEELVARSFFQKVSGGYVIHDLLHDMAQKVSEHDCFILRNKSDFDKVPPNVRHLLIHPVGDIDHSNLLSLCKYKKLRTLLCDEVFNEKKNPIMGSWCTELLHMRVMSCLYTKKLPDNIGNWKHLRYLQISGPFSLKIPSTFCWLYNLQILYARESKLQILARDFGKLIGLQKFETQKLTLNSENQLGPGIRLLKNLKFRGALEIANVGILSNHHAAEAELKNMIYLEELKLNIQNREVVEVLQPPISLKSLFLQNYGGSSLPSWFQPQNLPSLESLQIESCGGPESMSLNEIPAFLSLVDMTIKW; encoded by the coding sequence ATGAGCTTATCTTCTGCCATTGGGGCTATCAGTACCTTCAATGAGTGTGTCACTTTCTGGCAGTGGGCCAGATCTGCCATTTCATCACTGCACTCTCAATGGAGTGGCTCACAGGAGCAAGAACTCCAGGGCCGTGTATTGCAGTTGGAGAGTGGCCTACAAGTTCTGAGGGATACTCTTCCTGCAATGCACGACCTCATTAACAAAGCAGAATGGAGGAGCCACGATGATGCTGTGGCAAAACTCCTTCCCAGTCTCAAGGATGCAGTGTTTGATGCCGAGGACCTTATTGATGAGTTCAGATGGTATGAGAAGAAGGTGCAAGCGGAGGGCAATGCAAGCCAGTCTCCTTTCATTGACTTCTTTGACACCGTCATCCAAGGAAGCTTCAACAAACTGAGTGTTGTCCAATCAAGGTTGAATCATCTTTCGGTTCAGCTGGAGAAAATGGAGCTTCGTGGAGTCGCACAACGCTTTGACACATTAGTCAGGCCGGAGACCACCTCTTTGCTGATTGAAACAAAAATATTTGGTCGTGACAAGGAGCTGAAGCAAGTATTGGAATTTCTCAATGTGCCTATAAATTTAAAACGCAAGAGAGCAACTAGTTCAGTCAATGCATCAACAAGCACATCAGCAAGCAACCATGTTAATAGTGAATCAGGTCCTCCTGTTTTGGTGATAGGTGGAATTGGTGGGGTTGGAAAGACTACTTTGGCCCAACTTATCTGCAGCCATCAACCAGTGAGGTCACACTTTAAGAAGATAATTTGGATTTGTGCCTCGGATGACTTTGATGTGAAGAGGCTAACTAAAAAGGTCATACAGTCCTGTACTGGAAAGGAGGCTAAAACTGATAATTTGGATTCTCTTCAGCATGCTCTTTCTAACCATGTGAGTAATAAAAGGTTATTGATAGTCCTTGATGACGTGTGGGATGATGCCTTGAAGGAAAATGGGCAGTGTTGGAAGAGGTTTTGTGCACCTTTTAGAAGTGTCCAAGAGGGAAGTGCGATGCTGGTCACCACAAGATGTTCAAATGTTAGTGAAGGGGTGCGCACAATGGAGCCCGTTATATTAGAAGGCCTACAGGACACCATCTTTTGGAATTTCTTCAAATCATGCGCGTTTGGATCTGAGGGTTCTAACAATGATCCCGAGTTAGAGTGCATTGGTAGAAGTATACTTCCTAAATTGAAGGGCTCTCCTTTGGCCGCCAAAACTCTGGGATGCATATTAAGCATGGACCTTCAAGCATCACACTGGAATTTTATACTTGAGAGTGAACTGTGGGAGTTGAAACAGAAGGAGACTGACATTTTGCCTGCCCTTCGGTTGAGCTACATGTATTTACCATACTATTTGAAGCGATGTTTTGCATTTTGTGCTGTGTACCCCAAAGATTACAAATTTCAGAAGGAGCATTTGGCTGAACTTTGGGCCGTAGAAGGCTTTGTGGAGCCTGAAAGTGGTGTTCCCATTCAAAGCATTGGATGTCAGTATTTTGAAGAACTCGTGGCACGGTCTTTCTTTCAAAAGGTTAGTGGTGGATACGTGATCCATGACTTGTTGCATGACATGGCACAAAAAGTTTCAGAGCACGACTGCTTCATCTTAAGAAATAAGAGTGATTTTGATAAAGTTCCCCCAAATGTTCGTCATCTGCTCATACACCCCGTGGGTGACATTGACCATTCCAACTTGCTGAGCCTATGCAAGTACAAGAAGCTGCGTACCCTACTTTGCGATGAGGTTTTTAATGAAAAGAAAAATCCTATAATGGGTAGCTGGTGTACTGAACTTCTCCATATGCGTGTGATGTCTTGTCTCTACACAAAAAAGTTACCAGATAATATTGGCAACTGGAAGCATCTTCGGTACCTTCAAATATCCGGACCTTTCTCTTTGAAGattccttcaactttttgttggCTATATAATCTGCAGATTTTATATGCCAGGGAAAGCAAGCTACAAATCTTGGCCCGTGACTTTGGTAAGTTGATCGGTTTACAGAAATTCGAAACGCAAAAATTAACTCTGAATTCAGAAAATCAACTGGGACCAGGAATAAGGTTATTAAAGAACCTAAAATTTCGTGGAGCCTTGGAGATAGCTAATGTTGGCATCCTAAGTAATCATCATGCAGCAGAAGCAGAACTaaagaacatgatatatcttGAGGAGTTGAAACTGAATATCCAAAACAGAGAAGTGGTTGAAGTTCTACAACCTCCTATCAGCCTCAAGTCTTTGTTCCTCCAGAATTATGGCGGTTCCTCACTCCCAAGCTGGTTTCAGCCACAAAACTTGCCAAGTTTAGAATCACTTCAAATTGAAAGTTGCGGTGGACCCGAGAGCATGAGCTTAAATGAGATACCCGCATTCCTGTCCCTCGTAGACATGACAATTAAATGGTGA